DNA from Aliarcobacter butzleri:
TTAATTTCTTTATTTCCTATTTTTAAAGTAGTTGTTTCATTTATAACTTTATCTATAGGAACAAATTTTGTTTTTATTTTATTTTCTTCAGAAAGTACATTTAATCCTCTAATTTGAGAAGTTGTATTAAACTCTATATTTATTGATTTTGGACCATAAATTGTTGCATTAAATTTTTCTTTGTAAAAACTATTTCCTAACCAGTGATCATCGTGGCTGTGCGTAATTATTACATTTTTTACTGGAAGATTTTCTATTTTTTTCATAGTTTCATATGCTTGTTTTGCAAAGTCATAACTAACACCTGAATCAATTAGTGTATAACTATCTTTTGTTTTTATATAACAACTATTAGACATAAATCCACCATTTTCTTTTGAGGGAGCTTCAAGTTTTCCAAAAAAACACCAAATATCAGAAGAAACTTTTGTAGCTTTTAGATTATAGTCAAAAGCAAAAATGTAATTTGATACAAGAATTAAAACTAGAATATTTTTTAGCATACAACTCCTTTTTTACGACATAATAAAATATTATATTATAATGTCTCTTTGTATAAGTAATAGTTTTAACTTTAAAGAGGTGAGATAAAATGGATAAGAAAAAACAGATGGTATTTAATTTAAACAATTTTCTTTTAGCAATGAGTAATATCTTAGATTTTAAAGAGTTTGATTTAAAAAATACTAAATTAAATCATTTTAAAAGAGTTTCTTATATAGCTCTAAATTTAGGAATAAAATTTAATTTTGAACCTAAAATAATGGCAGATTTATGCTCTTTAACTTTGGTTTATACTTTAAAAAAAAATGATTTAGAGAAATTACCTTTTTTAAATGGAAAAGAATTTTTAGAAAATAGTTTGATAAAAGAGATTATAGATTTCTCTTCAAAGTTAGACAAGATGTTTAATTTAGATGATAATCAAATAGAAAATAGAGTTAAAGCAATAGAATTTGTAAAAGAGAATAAAGAAAATTTTTCAAATGAATTAATAAATAATTTTTTAGAAGTTTCATCACAAATATCTTTTTGGTTGGATTTACAATATGAAAATGAGATTTTGATGTATATTTATTCATCTTTACACGATTTTACGACGGTTTCAGATTTTGAAGAAATTTTAAATTTAACAACTATATTTCATAAATTAGAAAATAAAAACTCACAACTTCTTCAAAGAGCAAATATAATAACAGATGAATTTAATTTTGAACATAAAGATAAACAAATATTTTTAATAGCTACATCTTTACAAAATATTGGAAAAATGATGATTCCAAGTTCCATTTTAAATAAAAAAGAGAAACTATCTTCAAGTGAGTTAGAAATTATAAAATCATATCCTTACCATACAAAAAGAGTTTTAAGTTCAATTATGGGATTTACAGATATTTTATCTCTTGTAATAAAAGTACAAGAAAGATTAGATGGAAGTGGTTATATTTATGGATTTGAAGCTAAAAGTTTAAGTTTAAAAGATAGGTTATTAATTTCTTTAGTAATTTATAATGCTTTAAGAGAAGATAGAAGTTATAGAAATGCTTTTAGTCACGAAGAAGCAATAAAAATTATGGAAAATGAAGCAAAAATAGGCAAAATTGATGAAAGTTTGATTGGAATTTTTGATAATGTTTTTAAATAAAATTGGAGGAAACTCCAATTTTATTAAGGTTTTACAGTTGTAAGCCCTAAACTTAACCAAGACTGCATTCCGCCTCTATACCATTTTAACTTTTCTTCTGGATAACCAATAGCTGTTAAAGCTTTCATAGATTCAGGTGATTGTCCACACCAAGCTCCATTACAAAACATTAGGATAGTTTTTGCATTTGAAAAGTCATATTTTCCATTTACTTTTTTTACACCTAACATCTCTACATACTCTTCAAACTCATCTGGATATTGAGATTGTTTCATGTAAATATAAGGGATATTTACAGCACTTGGAATAGTTTCATGGTAAAACCAATTTTCAGTTCTTGAATCTACTAACATCATATTTTTATTTGTTTTAGCTTTTTCTATAAACTCTAAAACTTCAACTTCTCCAAAAGTTTCAACTTTATCAGAATATTTCATAGGTGAAATTTTACCCATATATGTTACAAATGCTCTTTTACAATTTGCATTTACACTCTCAGAGGCTTGATGTTCTCCCCCATATACAACTTTTGGGTCAAAACCTACATCTTTGCACTCTTCTTTTTTTTCTCTTTTTATTGTAACTGTTTTATTCTCATCTTTTGAATTTTTATAAGTTACTTCTACACCACTTGTTTGTAAATCAGCAGCAAATATAAGACTTGCTAGCACTGTACTTCCTAAAACTATTTTAATCATTATCTCTCCTTAATAATAAAATGTGGAATAGTTAGATTATAACAAAAATTAATAAAAAATAACATTTTTATATAGCATAGCTATTTTAGAAATTTATAATGGGTATTTTGGGAAAATTGCAAAATTTCATCATAAGTAAAAACTAGATATAATCTAACTTATTTCAAAAAATTATAGGATTTTTAATGAGCGAAAAATACGAACCATCAAAGGTAGAAGATAAATTTTATAAAATTTGGGAAAGCAGAGGATATTTTGAAATTGATGGAAATAAATCAATTCAAGAAGAAGGAAAAAACTTCGCTATTATGATGCCTCCACCAAATGTAACAGGTAGCTTACATATTGGTCATGCACTTACATTCACTCTTCAAGACATAATCACAAGATACAAAAGAATGGATGGATTTAAAACTCTTTGGCAACCAGGAACTGACCACGCAGGAATTGCAACACAAAACGTTGTTGAAAAACAACTTTTAGCTGAAGGCACTACAAAAGAAGAACTAGGACGTGAGAAATTTCTAGAAAGAGTTTGGAAATGGAAAGAGTTTTCAGGTGGTACAATCGTTCATCAAATGAGAAAATTAGGAGTAAGTCCTGCTTGGAGTAGAGAGAGATTTACTATGGATGAAGGACTTAAAGAAGCAGTTAAAGAGGCTTTTGTTCATTTGTACAACGAGGGAATGATTGTTCAAAATAACTATATGGTTAACTGGTGTACACATGATGGTGCATTATCAGATATCGAAGTTGAACATGATGAAGTTCAAGGTAAATTTTATCATATGAATTATCATTTTGCTGATGGTTCTGGATATGTAACAGTTGCAACAACAAGACCTGAAACATACTTTGGAGATACAGCTATTATGGTTCATCCAGAAGATGTTAGATACTCTTCAATAGTTGGAAAAGAAGTAATTTTACCATTAACGACACGAAAAATCAAAGTAATTACAGATGAACATGTTGATATGGAATTTGGAACAGGTGTTGTAAAAGTTACACCAGCTCATGACCAAAATGACTACGAAGTAGGTAAACGTCACGATTTAGAGTTTATTACTTGTTTTGATGAAAAAGGTATTTTAAATGACTATTGTGGAGAGTTTGCAGGACTTGAGAGATTAGAAGCTCGACCTTTGATAGTAAAAAAACTTCAAGATGAAGGTTTTATAATAAAAATTGAAGAGCATGTTCATCAAGTAGGGCATTGTTATAGATGTAAAAATATCGTTGAACCATATATCTCTAAACAATGGTTTGTAAGAAAAGAAGTAGCAGCAAAATCAATTGAAAAAACTTACGCGGGAGAAGCAAAATTCCACCCAAGTCATTGGTTAAACTCTTATAGAGCTTGGATGGATGAATTAAGAGATTGGTGTATTTCAAGACAACTTTGGTGGGGACATAGAATTCCAGTATTTTATTGTGATGATTGTGGACATCAATGGGCTGATAAAGCAGATGTTCCTCACTCTTGTCCAAAATGTGCATCTAAAAACTTTACTCAAGACCCAGATGTTCTTGATACTTGGTTTAGTTCTGCTCTTTGGGCATTTTCACCACTTGGTTGGGGAAATAATGGACAAATGAATGGAACATTTAATGAATCAGATTTAAAAGATTTTTATCCAAACTCTTTACTAATTACTGGTTTTGATATTATGTTCTTTTGGGTAGCTAGAATGATGATGATGGGTGAACATTTTAGAGGTGAATTACCATTTAAAGATATTTATATGCACGCACTTGTACGTGATGAACATGGTGCAAAAATGTCTAAATCAAAAGGAAATGTAATCGACCCACTTGATATGGTTGAAGAGCATAGTGCTGATATTATAAGATTTACGTTAGCTTATTTAGCAGTTCAAGGAAGAGATATTAAGCTTGGTGCAAAAAATTTAGAGCAATTTAGAAACTTTACAAATAAACTTTATAATGCTTCTAATTTCTTGGCACTTAATGTTGATACTTTCCCTGATTTAAAAGATATTGAGATTAAATCTCCTCTTGGATTATATATGCAAAGCAGACTAAGTGATGCTATTGATGAAGTAAGAGGTGCATTAGAATCTTATAAATTTAATGAAGCAGCTTCAGTTTTATATAGATTTGTGTGGACTGAATTTTGTGATTGGGGAATTGAGTACTCAAAAGCTAGTAAAGATAGTATTGTTGAACTTGGGGCAATTTTCAAAGAGACTTTAAAAATGGTTTCTCCTTT
Protein-coding regions in this window:
- a CDS encoding HD-GYP domain-containing protein; amino-acid sequence: MDKKKQMVFNLNNFLLAMSNILDFKEFDLKNTKLNHFKRVSYIALNLGIKFNFEPKIMADLCSLTLVYTLKKNDLEKLPFLNGKEFLENSLIKEIIDFSSKLDKMFNLDDNQIENRVKAIEFVKENKENFSNELINNFLEVSSQISFWLDLQYENEILMYIYSSLHDFTTVSDFEEILNLTTIFHKLENKNSQLLQRANIITDEFNFEHKDKQIFLIATSLQNIGKMMIPSSILNKKEKLSSSELEIIKSYPYHTKRVLSSIMGFTDILSLVIKVQERLDGSGYIYGFEAKSLSLKDRLLISLVIYNALREDRSYRNAFSHEEAIKIMENEAKIGKIDESLIGIFDNVFK
- a CDS encoding rhodanese-like domain-containing protein codes for the protein MIKIVLGSTVLASLIFAADLQTSGVEVTYKNSKDENKTVTIKREKKEECKDVGFDPKVVYGGEHQASESVNANCKRAFVTYMGKISPMKYSDKVETFGEVEVLEFIEKAKTNKNMMLVDSRTENWFYHETIPSAVNIPYIYMKQSQYPDEFEEYVEMLGVKKVNGKYDFSNAKTILMFCNGAWCGQSPESMKALTAIGYPEEKLKWYRGGMQSWLSLGLTTVKP
- a CDS encoding MBL fold metallo-hydrolase, encoding MLKNILVLILVSNYIFAFDYNLKATKVSSDIWCFFGKLEAPSKENGGFMSNSCYIKTKDSYTLIDSGVSYDFAKQAYETMKKIENLPVKNVIITHSHDDHWLGNSFYKEKFNATIYGPKSINIEFNTTSQIRGLNVLSEENKIKTKFVPIDKVINETTTLKIGNKEINIIPTGLKAHTSDDLFVYLPNEKVLFSGDLVMNGRVTSNRDGSVIGALKAIEMINSKKWDILIPGHGLDTSKTATDEMVKYFTLLKQRVMQAIENEVTGNEIAKVVTMEEFKDKALYDELNSRNVYDAYRELEFYEED
- a CDS encoding valine--tRNA ligase gives rise to the protein MSEKYEPSKVEDKFYKIWESRGYFEIDGNKSIQEEGKNFAIMMPPPNVTGSLHIGHALTFTLQDIITRYKRMDGFKTLWQPGTDHAGIATQNVVEKQLLAEGTTKEELGREKFLERVWKWKEFSGGTIVHQMRKLGVSPAWSRERFTMDEGLKEAVKEAFVHLYNEGMIVQNNYMVNWCTHDGALSDIEVEHDEVQGKFYHMNYHFADGSGYVTVATTRPETYFGDTAIMVHPEDVRYSSIVGKEVILPLTTRKIKVITDEHVDMEFGTGVVKVTPAHDQNDYEVGKRHDLEFITCFDEKGILNDYCGEFAGLERLEARPLIVKKLQDEGFIIKIEEHVHQVGHCYRCKNIVEPYISKQWFVRKEVAAKSIEKTYAGEAKFHPSHWLNSYRAWMDELRDWCISRQLWWGHRIPVFYCDDCGHQWADKADVPHSCPKCASKNFTQDPDVLDTWFSSALWAFSPLGWGNNGQMNGTFNESDLKDFYPNSLLITGFDIMFFWVARMMMMGEHFRGELPFKDIYMHALVRDEHGAKMSKSKGNVIDPLDMVEEHSADIIRFTLAYLAVQGRDIKLGAKNLEQFRNFTNKLYNASNFLALNVDTFPDLKDIEIKSPLGLYMQSRLSDAIDEVRGALESYKFNEAASVLYRFVWTEFCDWGIEYSKASKDSIVELGAIFKETLKMVSPFMPFISDFLYHKLSGTSLEEGESLMIMNFPKNVKKDEKIEEMFSIIEEAITAIRRAKVIIDMGNSKIAKAYIKLDKSIDTAVAKPFIEKLAKVEDIEFVNAKVENSITDVSNNLEVYLPTSEIDMKPIIDKLTKQQEKAQKEFDKLNGMLSNERFVANAPANVIEENKKALEEVKTRLEKIEAELKSLS